A single Bacillus mesophilus DNA region contains:
- the nuoI gene encoding NADH-quinone oxidoreductase subunit NuoI — protein MLGLAKGLKYTLQNLSKKKVTYDYPNEPLPLPDRFRGIQKFYPEKCIVCNQCANICPTDCIQLTGKKHPDPTKKGKIIDTYDINFEICILCDLCTEVCPTEAIIMTNNFELAEYSRDELFKNLEWLDENDTNVRKENKA, from the coding sequence ATGCTTGGATTAGCGAAAGGTTTAAAATATACCCTTCAAAACTTATCAAAAAAGAAAGTAACATATGATTATCCAAATGAGCCACTACCTCTGCCGGACCGCTTCCGGGGAATTCAAAAATTCTATCCAGAGAAGTGTATCGTCTGTAATCAATGTGCGAATATATGCCCAACCGATTGTATCCAGTTAACAGGGAAGAAGCATCCAGACCCTACGAAAAAAGGCAAAATTATTGACACGTACGATATCAATTTTGAAATTTGTATCCTGTGTGATCTTTGTACAGAGGTTTGCCCAACTGAAGCAATCATAATGACCAATAATTTCGAGCTTGCTGAATATAGCCGAGATGAGCTATTCAAAAATCTAGAATGGCTAGATGAAAATGATACGAATGTGCGGAAGGAGAATAAAGCATGA
- a CDS encoding NADH-quinone oxidoreductase subunit J produces the protein MSGEFIAFLVLALIAIAGGVLMINLTQVVHMVIALVFTFISIAGIFILLSAEFLAAVQILIYSGAITIIMLFGIMLTRHNDTSEPKSSLGKRLLILGGIAAFAISVYFGIYNLEFPNQATDLHVENTKQIGIALYSEYVIPFELTSVILLVALIGAIVLAKKDDKKEDNDK, from the coding sequence ATGAGTGGCGAGTTTATAGCATTTTTAGTCTTAGCATTAATCGCTATTGCAGGCGGCGTTCTCATGATCAACCTTACGCAAGTCGTTCATATGGTGATTGCATTAGTTTTCACGTTCATTAGCATTGCTGGAATCTTTATACTGCTGTCAGCCGAGTTTTTGGCAGCAGTACAAATCCTAATCTATTCAGGAGCGATCACGATCATTATGCTTTTTGGAATCATGTTAACTAGGCATAATGATACGAGCGAACCCAAGTCTAGCTTAGGGAAAAGGCTATTAATACTTGGTGGGATTGCTGCTTTTGCGATTTCCGTATACTTTGGTATTTATAATCTTGAATTTCCTAATCAAGCAACTGACCTTCATGTAGAAAATACGAAGCAAATTGGAATTGCGTTATATTCAGAGTATGTGATTCCTTTTGAATTAACGTCGGTAATCCTACTTGTTGCTTTAATCGGTGCAATCGTATTAGCGAAAAAAGATGATAAAAAGGAGGATAATGACAAATGA
- the nuoL gene encoding NADH-quinone oxidoreductase subunit L, which produces MMEMAWLIPLFPLASFLTLLLIGKRMKEGSAYVGMLFTLIALVYSVIVLVTRFTSPNVKTEFTWLTIGEIQLTAGFEVNQLNALMLFIVSLVSFLVHMYSKGYMHDDERIHVFFAYLGLFTFAMLGLVLSPNLLQTYIFWELVGLGSFLLIGFYFYKNEAKAAAKKAFIMTRIGDVGLLIGMILLFWQVGSFEYDDIFAAVDAGAISYEMITLTAILIFIGAIGKSGQFPLHTWLPDAMEGPTPVSALIHAATMVAAGVYLVAALFPLFAASETALYTVAAIGAFTAIFAASIGLVQTDIKRVLAYSTVSQLGYMMLALGSAGYVAGVFHLMTHAFFKALLFLAAGSVIHAVHNQNIEEMGGLWKKLRVTAPLFLIGTLAISGVPLFSGFFSKEEILVVTWAHGNYGLFILAIIAAFFTAFYMFRLFFMVFTGNPRGNQKHVHESPAVMTFPMIILGVLAVFAGYVNTPWFGTFLGDWLTADNHALGGHHEAPLWIMAVATIVSVGGILLAYMIYGNKTIRRDWLSATFPTGYGILYNKYFVDEFYKMTVVYATKTFSLFLKYIEIFIIEGIINGIKALVNTFSKVGSAAHNGQVQTYGAVAFVGLALFLLVYAFVGGYLG; this is translated from the coding sequence ATGATGGAAATGGCATGGTTAATACCGCTTTTTCCGCTTGCCTCCTTTTTAACACTACTTCTAATCGGCAAACGGATGAAAGAAGGAAGTGCATATGTAGGCATGCTGTTCACGTTAATCGCTTTAGTCTATTCTGTTATTGTCCTAGTTACTAGGTTTACGTCACCAAATGTAAAAACAGAATTTACGTGGTTAACAATCGGAGAAATCCAACTGACAGCAGGCTTTGAAGTGAATCAATTAAATGCATTAATGTTATTTATTGTTTCTCTTGTTAGTTTCTTAGTACATATGTATTCAAAAGGTTATATGCATGATGACGAACGAATTCATGTGTTTTTCGCCTATTTAGGCTTATTTACATTCGCAATGTTAGGGCTGGTACTTTCACCCAACCTGTTGCAAACGTATATTTTCTGGGAGCTAGTTGGTTTGGGCTCATTTTTACTAATCGGTTTCTACTTCTATAAAAATGAAGCTAAAGCAGCTGCAAAAAAAGCATTTATCATGACACGTATTGGTGATGTTGGATTACTAATCGGGATGATCCTTCTTTTTTGGCAGGTGGGTAGCTTTGAATATGATGATATCTTTGCAGCAGTTGATGCAGGTGCCATCTCATATGAAATGATCACGTTAACAGCGATTTTAATATTTATTGGGGCGATTGGTAAATCAGGTCAGTTCCCACTTCATACTTGGCTTCCTGATGCAATGGAAGGTCCAACGCCAGTGTCGGCACTAATTCATGCTGCGACCATGGTAGCTGCTGGTGTGTACTTAGTAGCAGCATTATTTCCATTATTCGCTGCAAGTGAAACAGCACTATACACAGTGGCTGCAATTGGTGCTTTTACAGCTATATTTGCTGCATCCATTGGTTTAGTTCAAACAGATATTAAACGTGTACTTGCTTATTCGACTGTGAGTCAGCTGGGATATATGATGCTTGCATTAGGTTCTGCAGGCTATGTTGCAGGTGTATTCCACTTAATGACACATGCTTTCTTTAAGGCCTTGTTATTCCTTGCAGCGGGAAGTGTCATTCATGCTGTCCATAATCAAAACATTGAGGAAATGGGCGGGCTTTGGAAAAAGCTTCGTGTAACAGCACCACTTTTCTTAATAGGAACACTTGCTATTAGTGGTGTCCCGTTATTTTCTGGATTTTTTAGTAAGGAAGAAATTCTTGTTGTGACTTGGGCACATGGGAATTATGGATTATTCATATTAGCAATTATTGCAGCCTTCTTCACAGCATTCTATATGTTTAGATTATTCTTTATGGTGTTTACCGGTAATCCTCGTGGAAACCAAAAGCACGTTCATGAATCACCAGCTGTTATGACATTCCCAATGATCATTCTTGGAGTTCTAGCTGTTTTTGCGGGATATGTGAATACGCCATGGTTTGGAACGTTTCTTGGCGATTGGCTAACAGCTGATAACCATGCACTTGGAGGTCATCACGAAGCTCCGCTTTGGATTATGGCAGTTGCTACAATCGTGTCAGTCGGAGGAATTTTGTTAGCTTATATGATTTATGGAAACAAGACGATTCGTCGAGATTGGTTAAGTGCTACATTTCCAACTGGATATGGAATTCTGTATAACAAATACTTCGTTGATGAGTTTTACAAAATGACAGTGGTATATGCAACAAAAACGTTTAGCTTATTCTTAAAGTATATTGAAATCTTCATTATTGAAGGAATCATTAATGGAATAAAAGCACTTGTTAATACGTTTAGCAAAGTTGGTTCTGCGGCTCATAATGGGCAAGTGCAAACTTATGGTGCAGTGGCATTCGTTGGTTTAGCTTTATTCCTGCTTGTATATGCATTTGTAGGGGGGTATTTAGGATGA
- the spoIID gene encoding stage II sporulation protein D, translating to MKPLKPMIVIGSILFIVTLIIPTLLVVPFTEGTKGSLVEDIQPQVLSTPEIENAIPVSVPVYRTEKKVIEEIPIEQYVVGVVASEMPAEFEMEALKAQALAARTYIVQQLLNEEAIGVPKGSTAKVTDTINHQVYKDNGELKEIWKDEFSTRLEKITKAVNETSGQILTHEGTPITASFFSTSNGFTENSEDYWANPYPYLKSVESPWDDQSPKYIVSTSIPVSKFESGLGVKIGDSSEIGTITSRTKGNRVGSVKIGGKTFTGREVREALDLYSSDFTWERKGNDIVITTKGYGHGVGMSQYGANGMAQQGKTYQEIINHYYQGIEITPINSYLDKLTAYSK from the coding sequence TTGAAACCGTTAAAACCAATGATCGTAATAGGCTCGATTTTATTTATTGTCACACTAATTATTCCAACATTATTAGTCGTACCCTTTACAGAGGGAACAAAGGGGTCTTTAGTTGAAGATATACAGCCTCAGGTGTTATCTACACCAGAAATCGAAAATGCTATACCTGTATCTGTTCCTGTTTATCGAACGGAGAAGAAGGTTATTGAAGAAATACCAATTGAGCAATATGTAGTAGGTGTTGTTGCGTCCGAGATGCCTGCGGAATTTGAAATGGAAGCATTAAAAGCTCAAGCATTAGCCGCACGTACATATATTGTGCAACAACTTTTAAATGAAGAGGCCATAGGAGTACCAAAAGGATCAACGGCAAAAGTTACCGATACTATCAATCACCAGGTATATAAGGACAATGGTGAATTAAAAGAGATATGGAAAGACGAATTTTCTACAAGACTAGAGAAAATAACAAAAGCTGTTAACGAAACATCGGGTCAAATCCTTACTCATGAAGGAACACCGATTACAGCTTCTTTCTTTTCAACAAGTAACGGCTTTACCGAGAACTCTGAAGATTATTGGGCTAATCCCTACCCTTACTTAAAAAGCGTAGAAAGTCCTTGGGATGATCAATCTCCTAAATATATTGTAAGTACTTCGATTCCAGTTAGTAAATTTGAAAGTGGGCTTGGCGTAAAGATCGGGGATAGCAGTGAAATTGGAACAATCACTTCACGAACAAAAGGAAACCGTGTAGGCTCCGTCAAAATTGGTGGCAAAACCTTTACAGGACGTGAAGTTCGTGAAGCACTTGATCTATATTCCTCCGACTTTACATGGGAACGTAAAGGTAATGATATCGTTATTACCACTAAAGGTTATGGACACGGTGTAGGAATGAGCCAGTACGGCGCAAACGGAATGGCACAACAAGGAAAAACATATCAAGAAATTATTAACCACTACTACCAAGGGATTGAAATCACACCCATTAATTCATACCTAGATAAACTTACAGCCTATAGTAAATAA
- the murA gene encoding UDP-N-acetylglucosamine 1-carboxyvinyltransferase: MEKIIVRGGRQLNGTVKVEGAKNAVLPVIAASILAKEGKSIISDVPELSDVYTINEVLRQLNADVTFENGQITVDATKNLTTEAPFEYVRKMRASVLVMGSLLARNGKARIALPGGCAIGSRPIDQHLKGFEAMGAKVKVGNGYIEAEVNGRLVGAKVYFDTPSVGATENVMMAATLAKGTTILENCAKEPEIVDLANYLNKMGAKIRGAGTGTIKIEGVDQLSGAEHSVIPDRVEAGTFMVAAAITGGNVYVQGAVPEHLSSLIAKLEEMGVIIQEEEDGLRIIGPETLKAVDLKTMPHPGFPTDMQSQMMALLLKAKGTSMITETVFENRFMHVEEFRRMNGEIKIEGRSVIINGPGTLQGAEVSATDLRAGAALIIAGLVADGYTRVGELKHLDRGYVNFHQKLAGLGADIERIVEEEQSIVEQEAKTSDLNA, translated from the coding sequence TTGGAAAAAATCATCGTCCGTGGCGGAAGGCAATTAAACGGAACAGTTAAAGTTGAAGGAGCAAAAAACGCCGTTTTGCCTGTTATCGCTGCATCCATATTAGCAAAAGAAGGTAAAAGTATTATTTCGGATGTGCCGGAGCTTTCTGATGTTTATACGATTAATGAAGTGTTAAGACAGCTAAATGCCGATGTTACGTTTGAGAACGGTCAGATTACAGTAGATGCGACAAAAAATTTAACAACAGAAGCTCCTTTTGAATATGTACGCAAGATGAGAGCATCTGTCCTAGTAATGGGTTCATTACTTGCACGTAACGGTAAAGCAAGAATTGCCTTACCAGGTGGTTGTGCAATTGGTTCTAGACCAATCGACCAACACTTAAAGGGCTTTGAAGCAATGGGCGCGAAAGTGAAGGTTGGTAACGGTTATATCGAAGCTGAAGTAAATGGCAGACTTGTTGGTGCAAAAGTTTATTTCGATACACCAAGCGTTGGTGCAACTGAAAACGTCATGATGGCTGCTACTTTAGCAAAAGGAACGACAATTCTAGAAAATTGTGCGAAAGAACCTGAGATTGTAGATTTAGCAAACTATCTAAACAAGATGGGTGCGAAAATCCGTGGTGCTGGAACAGGTACCATTAAAATTGAAGGTGTTGACCAATTATCTGGAGCGGAACATAGCGTGATTCCAGACCGTGTTGAAGCAGGAACCTTTATGGTAGCTGCAGCGATTACGGGAGGAAATGTATATGTTCAAGGTGCTGTTCCTGAGCATTTAAGTTCTTTAATCGCGAAGCTAGAAGAAATGGGTGTAATCATTCAGGAAGAAGAAGATGGTCTACGTATCATCGGTCCTGAAACACTTAAGGCAGTCGATTTAAAAACGATGCCACATCCTGGTTTCCCGACTGATATGCAGTCACAAATGATGGCTTTATTGCTTAAGGCAAAAGGCACGAGTATGATTACAGAAACAGTTTTCGAAAATCGTTTTATGCACGTTGAAGAATTCCGCCGTATGAACGGTGAAATTAAAATTGAAGGTCGATCTGTGATTATTAACGGTCCGGGTACCCTTCAAGGAGCAGAAGTGTCTGCTACAGACCTTCGTGCAGGTGCAGCTCTAATCATTGCCGGCCTTGTCGCAGATGGATACACTCGTGTAGGCGAGCTAAAGCATCTCGACCGTGGATATGTAAACTTCCACCAAAAACTAGCTGGATTAGGTGCAGACATTGAACGAATTGTAGAAGAAGAGCAAAGCATTGTGGAACAAGAAGCAAAAACTTCAGATCTAAATGCTTAA
- the nuoH gene encoding NADH-quinone oxidoreductase subunit NuoH, translating to MIEGLLQSSPSLTNFLIFFGLATAFLMVVLGFVTYGILAERKTMAFMQGRIGPNQVGGRWGLLQTIADVLKLLLKEDTIPKLADRPLFILAPVIAFTPAFMVLATIPFTESFQFADIGVGLLYYVAVSGITTIGIVTGGWASNNKYALMGGMRAAAQMISYEIPLVMSVIGVILLSGSLNLNEIVAAQGETMWFILLQPVAFVVFFIASVAELNRTPFDLPEAESELVAGFHVEYSGFRWAFFMLAEYVYLFAMAALTTVLFLGGWLPPFEFLSFIPGAIWFSLKFMFIVFLLMWIRYTFPRLRADQLMEFGWKVLLPVALGNIFFTALMKELFFR from the coding sequence ATGATTGAAGGCTTATTACAGTCATCCCCAAGTCTAACTAACTTTCTAATCTTTTTCGGATTAGCAACGGCATTTTTAATGGTAGTACTAGGTTTTGTTACCTACGGCATTTTGGCGGAAAGAAAGACGATGGCCTTTATGCAAGGACGTATTGGACCCAATCAGGTTGGTGGTAGATGGGGATTACTTCAGACTATTGCTGACGTTTTGAAATTACTTTTAAAGGAAGATACCATTCCAAAGCTAGCTGATCGACCATTGTTTATCCTAGCACCTGTAATCGCGTTTACACCTGCCTTTATGGTGCTTGCTACGATTCCCTTTACAGAGTCTTTTCAGTTTGCAGATATAGGCGTAGGGCTACTTTATTATGTTGCTGTCTCAGGTATCACGACAATTGGGATTGTAACAGGTGGATGGGCGTCTAATAATAAATATGCCTTAATGGGTGGAATGCGTGCTGCCGCTCAGATGATCTCATATGAGATTCCATTAGTTATGTCTGTAATTGGAGTAATTCTATTATCAGGAAGTTTAAATTTGAATGAAATCGTCGCAGCACAGGGAGAAACAATGTGGTTTATCCTACTTCAACCTGTAGCATTTGTGGTGTTCTTCATCGCGTCGGTTGCCGAGCTTAACCGTACACCATTCGATTTACCAGAAGCAGAATCTGAACTAGTTGCTGGTTTCCATGTTGAGTATTCAGGTTTCCGTTGGGCATTCTTCATGCTTGCGGAATATGTATATCTATTCGCAATGGCAGCTTTAACAACAGTTCTATTCCTGGGTGGATGGTTACCTCCATTTGAATTCCTAAGCTTTATTCCAGGCGCAATCTGGTTCTCACTAAAGTTTATGTTTATTGTCTTCCTACTCATGTGGATTCGTTACACATTCCCACGTTTACGAGCAGACCAATTAATGGAATTCGGCTGGAAGGTACTATTACCAGTAGCACTAGGTAATATATTCTTTACAGCGTTGATGAAAGAGTTGTTCTTTAGATAA
- a CDS encoding NADH-quinone oxidoreductase subunit M, whose product MNESFLLSLLIFSPILGMLVLTFIPKTEEKTLKLVGFLSTLLPLGLALIIYGQYLSGRALSSFSEVYEWIQIGNFEVFKGRLFAIDYELGVDGFSLILLLLTTILATLSSIAAIHIKKEWKGYFLLFLLLEIGMLGVFAAENLILFFIFFELTLIPMFFLIGKWGYFDREKAAYSYLIYNGIGSAILLVVIIVLFARTGTTNIDLLGQILNGEYDPEQLVLPFTSEIRWGLFISLVIAFGVKLPIFPLHSWMLRVHVQAPPSIVMLHSGILLKIGAFGLIRFGAGLFPGEYQSFAVILAILGVINLLYGAFLAFIQDDFKMVLAYSSISHMGIVLIGLGALNEAGIQGAIFQVVSHGLISALLFFLVGVLYERVHTTTLGRLSGVAKIMPLTAGFLLTGAMASLGLPGMSGFVSEFMAFLGLFKTMPILAAIGTIGIIMTAVYLLRAVLSMTFGPLHEKIEDAPDIKGVELVPVFVLLGLIILIGVYPSLLTVPLQSTVETIMLGIGG is encoded by the coding sequence ATGAATGAGTCATTTCTACTTTCACTCTTAATTTTCTCCCCAATCCTCGGTATGCTTGTGCTGACATTTATACCTAAAACAGAGGAGAAAACTTTAAAATTAGTTGGCTTTCTAAGTACTTTGCTACCATTAGGTCTTGCTCTTATAATTTACGGACAATACCTTTCAGGTAGAGCATTAAGCTCTTTTTCTGAGGTATATGAGTGGATACAAATTGGTAACTTTGAAGTGTTTAAGGGTCGATTATTTGCAATTGATTATGAATTAGGTGTTGATGGCTTTTCACTAATCTTATTGCTGTTAACAACTATTTTAGCTACATTATCTTCCATTGCAGCGATTCATATTAAAAAGGAATGGAAAGGTTATTTCTTACTATTTCTTTTACTTGAAATCGGTATGCTTGGAGTCTTTGCAGCAGAAAACCTAATCTTATTCTTTATCTTCTTTGAACTTACGTTAATTCCAATGTTTTTCCTAATTGGAAAATGGGGTTATTTTGACAGAGAAAAAGCAGCTTATAGCTACTTAATTTATAACGGTATTGGTTCTGCTATCTTACTTGTTGTTATTATTGTTTTGTTTGCAAGAACAGGGACAACTAATATTGACTTGCTAGGACAAATTTTAAATGGTGAATATGATCCAGAACAGCTTGTTCTACCATTTACCTCGGAAATTAGATGGGGTCTATTCATTAGTTTAGTGATTGCTTTTGGGGTAAAGCTTCCAATCTTCCCGTTGCATAGCTGGATGCTACGTGTACACGTTCAAGCACCACCATCTATTGTTATGCTTCACTCAGGGATCCTTTTAAAGATCGGAGCATTCGGATTAATCCGTTTTGGAGCAGGATTATTTCCGGGTGAATATCAGTCATTTGCGGTTATTCTTGCGATTCTAGGTGTTATCAACCTATTATATGGTGCATTTTTAGCGTTTATCCAAGATGACTTTAAGATGGTTCTAGCTTACTCGAGTATTTCTCATATGGGAATTGTCTTAATAGGATTAGGAGCATTAAATGAAGCTGGGATTCAGGGGGCAATCTTCCAGGTTGTATCACATGGATTAATATCAGCATTATTGTTCTTCCTCGTAGGAGTCCTTTACGAGCGTGTTCACACTACAACACTAGGACGTTTAAGTGGGGTCGCAAAGATAATGCCTTTAACTGCTGGATTCCTTTTAACAGGTGCAATGGCATCGCTTGGTTTACCTGGGATGTCAGGGTTTGTTAGTGAATTTATGGCATTTTTAGGATTATTTAAAACAATGCCGATTCTGGCGGCAATCGGAACGATCGGGATTATTATGACAGCTGTTTATTTATTACGTGCTGTTCTGAGTATGACGTTTGGTCCATTACATGAAAAAATAGAAGATGCACCTGATATAAAGGGTGTTGAATTGGTACCAGTGTTTGTCCTATTAGGATTAATTATCTTAATTGGTGTATATCCTTCACTGTTAACTGTACCTTTACAATCTACGGTTGAAACCATCATGTTAGGAATAGGAGGTTGA
- a CDS encoding DUF1146 family protein, translating into MVDQFFGQQALISIISHLLFITITWWALQAVRFEVLIKPNHVYQARVILILLTITIGTSVSNFFLDYLLWSQQIPLLF; encoded by the coding sequence ATGGTTGATCAGTTTTTTGGGCAGCAAGCTCTGATCAGTATCATTTCTCATTTATTATTTATTACGATCACTTGGTGGGCACTTCAAGCAGTTAGATTTGAGGTTCTTATTAAACCCAATCATGTTTACCAAGCACGTGTTATTTTAATTTTATTAACCATTACAATTGGGACATCTGTTAGTAACTTTTTCCTTGATTATTTATTATGGTCACAGCAAATTCCATTGTTATTTTAG
- the nuoN gene encoding NADH-quinone oxidoreductase subunit NuoN, translated as MDTQTLLSFEWGAMAPEFIILGVATLLSLLDLFLKPSIDRKQFAWLGLAGIIVALGMLFMQLGDPAVQILENTYRLDSFSKLFKILLLIGGAFVMLLAADYDPREKLEYRGEFYYLFLTALLGAMIMASSGDLITLFVGLELLSISSYILAGLRKKHLPSNEAAMKYVINGGISTAIVLFGMSYIYGLTGSTNLIVISQRLGGLLSEDHQYIAAIAFAMVFIGLSFKLASAPFHMWAPDVYEGSPMPVTAFLSVVSKTAGFVIILRIFLTLFSKTPAEGGTTSLIVSMGDYIAIIAAITMIVGNTIALRQRNVKRLFAYSSIAHAGYVLVAFMALSPIMLDSIWFYLLAYGLMNFGAFAILQLVISKTGKEDISEFTGLYRKSPLLALAFGVFIVSLAGIPGTAGFIAKLNIFTGALLMEQYLLVSIMVGVTVISYVYYFGLLGQIFFRPANDSEPIKFPFSTALLIVICVIGTIGLGIFPNLALDVFHQHGHFSIDFFQ; from the coding sequence ATGGATACACAAACACTACTAAGCTTTGAATGGGGAGCAATGGCACCTGAATTCATCATCCTAGGTGTTGCCACCCTTCTCTCTCTACTTGATTTATTCTTAAAGCCAAGTATTGATCGTAAACAGTTTGCATGGCTAGGCTTAGCTGGAATTATCGTGGCTCTTGGTATGTTATTTATGCAGCTAGGAGATCCAGCAGTTCAAATCTTAGAAAATACGTATCGACTTGATTCTTTTTCTAAGCTTTTCAAAATTCTTCTGTTAATAGGTGGAGCATTTGTGATGCTTTTAGCAGCAGATTATGACCCAAGAGAAAAGCTTGAGTACAGAGGCGAGTTTTACTACTTATTCTTAACTGCTTTATTAGGTGCTATGATCATGGCATCAAGTGGTGATTTAATTACATTATTTGTAGGTCTTGAGTTATTATCCATTTCGTCATATATTCTAGCTGGTCTGAGAAAGAAGCATTTACCTTCAAACGAAGCAGCGATGAAATATGTGATCAACGGTGGTATTTCTACCGCTATCGTATTGTTCGGAATGAGCTATATCTATGGATTAACAGGATCGACGAATTTAATCGTCATTAGTCAAAGACTTGGCGGACTTCTATCAGAGGATCACCAATATATAGCAGCAATTGCTTTTGCAATGGTGTTCATTGGGTTATCGTTTAAGCTAGCATCAGCACCATTCCATATGTGGGCACCTGATGTATATGAAGGATCACCAATGCCTGTAACGGCGTTCCTAAGTGTTGTTTCGAAAACAGCAGGGTTTGTGATTATTCTAAGGATTTTCTTAACTCTATTTTCAAAAACACCAGCAGAAGGTGGAACGACAAGTTTAATCGTCTCTATGGGGGACTATATTGCAATCATCGCAGCTATAACCATGATTGTAGGGAATACGATTGCGCTACGTCAGCGTAATGTAAAGCGTCTATTCGCTTATTCAAGTATTGCTCATGCCGGTTATGTACTAGTTGCATTTATGGCATTGTCTCCAATCATGTTAGACTCTATCTGGTTCTACTTATTAGCGTACGGCTTGATGAACTTTGGTGCATTTGCCATTCTTCAGCTTGTTATATCTAAAACAGGAAAAGAAGATATTAGTGAATTCACAGGTCTATATCGAAAATCACCATTATTAGCGTTAGCCTTTGGAGTATTTATTGTTTCCTTAGCAGGAATTCCTGGTACTGCAGGATTCATTGCAAAGTTAAACATCTTTACAGGAGCACTTTTAATGGAGCAGTATTTGTTAGTTAGTATTATGGTCGGAGTAACTGTTATTTCTTATGTATATTACTTCGGGTTACTTGGACAGATTTTCTTCCGTCCAGCAAATGATTCAGAACCAATTAAGTTCCCATTTAGCACCGCATTGTTAATTGTAATCTGTGTGATTGGAACAATTGGATTAGGAATCTTCCCTAACTTAGCACTTGATGTATTCCATCAACACGGTCATTTTAGCATAGACTTTTTTCAATAA
- the nuoK gene encoding NADH-quinone oxidoreductase subunit NuoK, with amino-acid sequence MSSVPLSAYLVLALILFCIGLYGALTKRNTVIVLISVELMLNAANINLVAFSKYGMIPGISGQIFALFSIAIAAAEAAVGLAILIALYRNRSTVNVDEMNLLKK; translated from the coding sequence ATGAGTTCAGTGCCGTTATCTGCCTACCTCGTCTTAGCTTTAATTCTATTTTGTATTGGACTATATGGAGCTCTAACAAAGCGTAATACTGTCATTGTCTTGATCTCCGTTGAGTTAATGTTAAACGCTGCTAATATTAATTTAGTGGCATTTAGTAAATATGGAATGATCCCTGGCATTTCAGGTCAAATTTTTGCCTTGTTTTCGATTGCCATTGCAGCAGCAGAGGCAGCAGTAGGTCTTGCTATCTTAATCGCACTATATCGTAACCGCTCAACGGTTAACGTGGATGAAATGAATTTATTGAAGAAATAA